The segment CACTTCTCGGCCAGGATGCCCAGACCGGCGGCGATGTTCGCCGCGTAGTCCGTGGTGACGGCGCCGGCGCGGGTGGGATCGAGCTGCGTGTCGTGCAGCTCGGACATGCCGGTCGTCACCTGGGCGATGCCGTAGCCGCAGTCGGCCTTGCCCCGGTTGGGGTACCCGTGGGTGCCGTTCTCGTTGCCGAGCCAGTCGGACCGGGTGACGTTGCCCGAGTCACCGTTCATGGAGTGCCAGGAGGCCTGCTTGAAGTTGGACTCCTGGGCCAGGATGCCCAGCATGACCTGCGCGGGGATGTCGCCTCCGCCGGTCAGTCCCGGCTTGGGGAACAGGCCCTGCGGGGTGTACGCGGGAAGACCGGTGTCGTGCCAGTTCGCGGGGCGCGAGATGTTCAGCTGGCCGTGAACGGCCTGGTCGACCGCCCACTCGACCTGGTTCGCGCTGGCCTGGAGCGCCTGGCGCTTGGGGTCGTTGCGCTTGACGATGCAGGGGGTCTCCATCGTCCCGACCTTGCCCCAGACGGGCGCACCGTACCCGGACATGCACTTCGTCTCCGGGCCGCCCTCACCGCAGTTGGGCGGATCGTCGTCATCGGCCGTGATGAACGCGGCCGGGTCCATCGGCAGCGAGGAGTCCGACTGCGGCCGCTTGCGGTCCGAGTCCACGAGCTTGGTGGCCTTCGCACCGGTCTTGACTGCGGTGGCCTCGACGTTCAGGGTTCCGGCGCCCTCGGTCGACGGCGAGCCGATGCGCTTGGTGATGCCCTTCATCTGCTCGGAGAACAGCGAGTTGGTCACCAGGTGACCGTGGCGGGAGATACCGGCCACCCGGCCTTCCACGGCGTGCTTGGCGAGCCCCGGGGCCTTGCTGGTGTCGATCCCCTTCACGTCACCGACGACAGCGGCGCCGTCGGCCACGGGGAGGAGCTTGACCTTCCCCTTGGGGGCGCGGCCCAGTTCGGTGAAGCCCTTGCCGTTGAAGCGGGAGATGACGCTGTTCTCGCCCTGGACCGTGCCGATGTCCACGGCGCCGTTCTTCGAGGCGGTCAGCGCGAACATCGGGCCGGGCACCTTGGAGAGCTTGCGGGCGGACAGCTTCTTGCCGTTGCCCTTCAGGTCGACGAGGTTGCCGGCGAGCACACCGACGGTGCTGTCCTTCGTGGGCGTGACGTGCGTCAGGAAGCCCTCGACCGTGCGGCGGGAGGAGACCGATCCCGTGGCCGCGTCGACCGAGATCACCGTCGTCGAGCCGACGGAGGTGTCGGTGGCCGAGCTGGAGGTGAACGCCACCTCGTCGCCCGTTCCACAGCCCGGCGAGAAGTACGCCAGCTGCACCCGGTCGGGAACCTCGGTGACCTTGCCGTCGGAGAGACGGATCACCGCGGCGAACGCGCCGTTCCAGTACGCGCCGGGCTCGTTGGACCAGGCCGACGGGGCGTAGACGGCCGCCGCGTAGTTACCCGAACCCGTGGTGCAGACGTAGCCCGTCCAGGGGCCGACGTCGGACAGTTCCTTGCGGTTGAGGCGGGCGATCTCGTAGAAGGAGAACCCGTCGCTCTCCTTCGCCGAGAGGATGTGCAGCCCCTCGGCGTCGCCGGTGGCCTGCACGATCGCGTCCGACGAGGAGGCGTACTCCGACCCCAGGTCCTTGCCGGGCGTGGAGAACAGGCGGGGCGTCGTGGTGTCCGCGGCGGCGGGCGCCACCGTGCTGCCCGCGGAAGCCAGCGGAACCAGGGCGGCGGAGGCCGCCACCACGCTCATGACCAGCAGCGGGTTCATGGCGAAGTATTTTCTGAGACGTGTTTTGCGCATCATCTTCTTCCTTACATCCAGTCCGTGCAGCGGCCGTGCTGGATCGGGAGGCTCAAGTCGACCGGCTTGTCATAGGTGACGGTGGGGTCGTTGATGACGTACTTCATCGGGGCCGGGTCGAACCGGCCGTCGACGTCGTTCCAACACGCCTTCGCCGTCGTGCCCTTCCAGTTCTGCATCTTGGTGTAGGCACCTGCCACACCGTCACCGAGCAGACCCGACGTGTCGTAGACCTGGATGCCGCCGTCGGGATCACGCGTCGCCCACAGCGTCAGGTACACGTAGTCGGGCGACGTGTCGAGATCGCGTGAGACCTTCGCCCATACCCCCTGACATTGCGGTGACCACATCAGCCGGATCGCGACCGAGCCGTCCGACTCGGTGATCTGCTGCAGAATCTGGGCATCGGCATCACATCCCATCTGAATGGGGTCCTTGCCCTCACAAGAGGCGCGCCAGCAGCCGGCTGCGGCCGCCGGGGAGGCCTGAATTCCCTGAAAAGCCCCCGCCAGTAGCGTCAGCGCAGCCGCTACCGGCCCCCATCTACGTATGCCTTGCACTCACTTCTCCTCAGCTATTCATTCCCCGTGCCGGTTCCGGCATCGGAGGGACCTCCGCAGACTACGCGAACAGACGTGCGGCTAAGGGGTGTTGACCAGCCCGTTACCTGCGGCGATGCCGAAGCTGGACATCTTGTGGCACTGCACCTCATCGGTGGTGCGTGATCACAGAGCGGGACGTGTCAGGCGGATTTTTCGCGGCGAGCAAAGAGGTATGTACCTGCCGCAACGGCAATGCGGAGTGCTGCGGAACAATCGCTGCACATGGGTCTATTCCCGTTCGCCCAAGGCCGACAAATGACTATTCGACGACGTGAGGCGGACCCCGCCGCGCACGAACGCCCGACCTTTCGGTCGGGCGTTCGTGCGCGGCGGGGTCCGGGGTGCGGCCGGGAAGATCCGACCGAGGCGGTTCAGCCGCCCGGGCCCGGAATCCCGCCCTTGAGACGTTCGATGTCCGAGGGGCGGACCTGGATCACGAAGAGGGCGACCAGTGCGCCGACCACGGCGAAGATGGCCGCCGTGACGAAGCCCGCGGAGACGCCGGAGGTCAGCACCTGGTCGCTCCAAGGGGCGGGCAGTTGGCCGGTCTTGGCGAACTGGGCCTTCTCCAGCGGGCCGGCCTGGGAGAGGAAGGCGGCGACCTGTTCGTCCGCCTCGTTGCGGCTGGCCGTGCCGAAGACCGTCACCAGGATCGACAGGCCCAGTGAACCGCCCACCTGCTGCATGGCGTTGAGCAGGCCGGACGCGGCGCCCGACTCCTGGGGTTCGACGTTCGACAGCGCCATGATGGTCAGGGAGACGAACATCAGGCCCATGCCGAGACCGAAGACGAGGATCGGGCCGAGGATGCTGCCGAGATAGGTGGAGTTGACGTCGGTCAGGGTCAGCCAGGACAGTCCCGCCGCGGCGAGCACCGAGCCCGTCACCATGAAGGGCTTGGGGCCGTACCGGGGCAGCAGGTTGGACGTGAGGCCGGCGCCGACCCCGATGATCGCGCTGACCGGCAGGAACGCGAGCCCTGTCGCCAGGGGGCTGAAGCCCAGCACCTGCTGGACGAACAGGGTGAGGAAGAAGAACATCCCGAAGATGGCCGCCGCCAGGCAGAGCATGATCACGTAGGTGCCCGAGCGGTTGCGGTCGGCGAACATGTGCAGGGGTGTGATGGGTTGCTGGGAGCGCCGCTCGATCAGGATGAACGTGGCCAGGAGGACGACCGCCGCGACGAACGAGCCGATCGTGTACGGATCGCTCCAGCCCTCCTGGGCGGCCCGGATGAACCCGTACACCAGAGCCACCATGCCGAGCGTGGAGGTGAGCGCGCCGGCCAGGTCGAAGTGGCCGGGGTGGCGCTCGGACTCCTTGACGTGTCGCGGGGTGAGGAAGGCGATGATCAGGGCGATCGGCACGTTGACGAAGAAGATCCAGCGCCAGTCGAGCCATTGGACGAGCATGCCGCCCGCGACCAGGCCGATCGCGCCGCCGCCGGCCGAGACTCCCGCGAAGACGCCGAAGGCCCGGTTGCGCTCCGGGCCTTCGTCGAACGTCGTGGTGATGAGGGAGAGCGAGGTCGGTGAGGCGATCGCGCCGCCGACGCCCTGGAGGGCGCGCGCCGCGAGGAGTTGCCACTCGCTCTGCGCGAGTCCGCAGAAGAGCGACGCGAGCCCGAAGAGCAGCACGCCGAAGATGAACACGCGGCGCCTGCCCAGGATGTCGCCGGCGCGTCCGCCCAGGAGGAGCAGACCGCCGAAGGTCAGGGTGTAGGCGTTGACCACCCAGGACAGGCTGGTGGTGGAGAAGTCCAGCGCGGTCTGGATGTGGGGGAGCGCGATGTTCACGATGGTGATGTCGAGGACCACCATCAGCTGACACGAGGCGATCACGAACAGGGCGATGCCCTTGCCGTCTCCGCCGCTCTTGCGGGGGACGGTCGCCGTCGGTGTCTTCGGCTCGGGTGTGCTACTCATGGCTATTCATGGCGCATCACGCCCTCACTTGAGGCGCCGTGGGCCGGTCAGTCCACCTTTCGACACTAAGCCCGGCCTGCGTGGGTGACCAATTGATCAAGCATGCGCGGGCTCGTCCAGGACCGCGAAGCCGTCCAGCTCCACCAGGGCCTGCTCGTCCCAGAGGCGCACGACTCCGATCACGGCCATCGCCGGGTAGTCACGGCCTGCCAACCGGCGCCAGATGCGGCCGAGTTCGGACGCGTGGGTGCGGTAGTCCTCGACGTCGGTGGTGTAGACGGTGACGCGGGCGAGGTCGGCCGGGGTGCCGCCGGCGTGGCGCAGGGCGGTGAGCAGATTGCCGAGCGCGGTGGTGAACTGCTCGGCGAGGGTGTCCCCCACGACGGCGCCCTCGCTGTCGAGCGCGGTCTGGCCGGCGAGGAAGACGAGCCGGGTGCCGGTGGCGGTCACGGCGTGGGAGAAGCCGGTGGGCGGGGCGAGTTCGGCGGGGTTGTGCCGGTGCAGGCTCATGACGACGGCTCCTCCTGGCTCCCGTTGACGGTACGGCGGTGGGACGCGTACAGCTCCTTGGCGATGATCGTGCGCTGGACCTCGGTGGCGCCCTCGTAGATCCGGGGTGCGCGGACCTCGCGGTAGAGGTGTTCGAGGAGATGGCCGCGCTGCAGGGCTCGGGCGCCGTGGAGCTGGACGGCGGCGTCGACGACGTACTGGGCTGTCTCGGTGGCGAGGAGCTTGGCCATGGCGGAGCGCCGGGGCACGTCGGGATCCCCCTCGTCGTACGCGGTGGCCGCCGCGTACACGAGGAGGCGGGCGGCCTCGGTACGGGTGGCCATCTCGGCGATCCTGTGCGCGACGGCCTGGAGGTCGGCGAGGTGTCCGCCGAAGGCGGGGCGGCCGGCGGTGTGGGCGAGGGCGGCGTCCAGGGCGGCCTGGGCCATCCCGACGGCGAAGGCCCCGACGCTGGGCCGGAAGAGGTTGAGGGTGTGCATGGCGACCCGGAAGCCCCGGTCGGGTTCGCCGAGCAGGTCCTCGGGGCCGACGGGGACGCCGTCGAAGGTGAGGGTGCCGAGGGCGTGCGGGGCGAGCATGTCGAGGGCCTCGCCGCCGAGTCCGGGCCGGTCGGCGGGGACGAGGAAGGCGGTGACGCCGCGGGCTCCGGCGCCCGGGGTGGTGCGGGCGAAGACGGTGGCGAAGTCGGCTTCGGGGGCGTTGGAGATCCAGCGCTTCTCTCCGTGGAGGCGCCAGCCCCCCGCGCCGTCGGGACGGGCCTCAAGGGCGAGTGCGGCGGCGTCGGAGCCCGCGTCGGGCTCGGAGAGCGCGAAGGCGGCGACCGCCCGTCCCGCGGTGGCCTCGGGGAGCCAGCGGGCGCGCTGCGCGGGGGTGCCGAAGGCGGCGACGGGGTGGGTGCCGAGGCCCTGGAGGGCGAGGGCGGTCTCGGCCTCGGTGCAGGTCCGGGCGAGGGATTCGCGCAGGAGGCAGAGTTCGAGGGCGCCGGCGTCGAAGAGCCGGGCGAGGAGGCCGAGCTCGCCGAGCGCGGCGACGAGGGGGCGGTTGACCCGGCCTGGTTCGCCCTTGTCGGCGAGGGGCTTCAGGCGTTCGGCGGCGAGGGTGCGGAGCTCCGCACACCAGGTGGTCTGTTCCGGATCGAGCGAGAATGCGGGCATGTGGGCCCTCTCTGACGCCCTCGGGCGTCTTCGTCCCTGTGCCGTCCGGCGTCACCGTGCCGTCCGGCGCCTCCGGCGGGGTGCCAGCAAGCACCTTTGTCGCGAACCGTTGACTGTCGTCACCAACACGATACGCTCGTGGGGCGACGGACGACCCCACCACGACAGGGGGACGGACTCATGGAGCTGACACCCTCGGCCCATCTCGACACGTTCGCCCGCGACCGGCTGCCCCCGCCGGACCGGTGGCCGCGTCTCCTCTTCGACCTCCCGGAGCTGGCGTACCCCGACCGGCTCAACTGCGGCGCGGAACTCCTCGACCGTACGACGGAACGATTCGGCGCCGACCGACCCGCCTTCCACGACGGCGAGGGCGGCGTCTGGACCTACGGAGACCTCCAGGACCGGGTCGACCGCATCGCCCACGTCCTCACCTCCGACCTGCGGGTCCGGCCCGGCAACCGGGTCCTCCTCCGCGGCCCCACCACCCCCTGGCTCGCCGCCTGCTGGCTCGCCGTGATGAAGGCGGGCGCGGTCGCCGTCACCGTCCTGGCCCAGCAGCGCGCCCCCGAGCTGGCCGTGATGGCCGACGCGGCCCGCTGCAGCCACGCCCTCTGCGACGTCCACACCGTCGACGAACTCCACAACGCCCGGATCCCGGGGCTCCGCATCACCACCTTCGGCGGGGAGGGACCCGACGACCTCCTCGCCCTCGCCGCCCGCCGCCCCGGCCCGTACACCGCCGTGGAGACGGCCGCCGACGACGTGGCCCTCATCGCCTTCACCTCCGGCACGACCGGGCGGCCCAAGGGCTGCGTCCACTTCCACCGGGACGTCCTGGCCGTCGCCGACACCTTCTCCGCGCACGTCCTGCGCCCACTGCCCGACGACGTCTTCGCCGGTTCGCCGCCGCTCGCCTTCACCTTCGGCCTCGGCGGCCTCGTCGTCTTCCCCCTGCGGGCCGGGGCGAGCGCGGTCCTCCTCGAACAGGCCGGACCGAAGCAGCTGCTCGCCGCGATCGAGCGGCACCGGGTCTCGGTGGTCTTCACCGCCCCCACGGCCTACCGGGTCATGCTCGACGAGCTGACCCAGGGCACCGCCCCGGACCTCGGCTCGCTGCGCCGCTGCGTCTCGGCCGGCGAGAACCTGCCGGAGGCCACCTGGAAGGCCTGGTACGCCCGCACCGGGCTGCGCCTGATCAACGGCATCGGCGCCACCGAGCTCCTGCACATCTTCATCTCCGCCGCCGACGGCGACATACGCCCCGGCACCACCGGCCGCCCGGTCCCCGGCTGGCAGGCCAGGATCGTCGACCACGACGGCAAGGGCGTCCCGGACGGCGAGGAGGGGCTGCTCGCGGTACGCGGCCCGGTCGGCTGCCGCTATCTGGCCGATCCCCGCCAGTCGGAGTACGTACGCGAGGGCTGGAACGTCACGGGAGACACGTACGTCCGCGAGCCGGACGGCTACTTCCGCTATGTCTCACGGGCCGACGACATGATCATCTCGGCCGGGTACAACATCGCGGGACCGCAGGTCGAGGAGGTCCTCCTCGACCACCCCGACGTGGTGGAGACGGCGGTGATCGGCCGCCCCGACGAGCTGCGCGGACAGGTCGTCGTGGCCTACGCGGTCGTGCGGGAGGGGGTGCCGCGCGACTCCGGCACGGCCGCCGCGCTGCGGGCCTTCGTCCGCGCCCGCCTCGCCCCGTACAAGTCGCCCCGCGAGATCGTCTTCCTCGACGCGCTGCCGCGCACGCCCACCGGCAAACTCCAGCGCTTCCGGCTGCGCGACCCGGCGTGAGCGGGGCACCATCCGGCACGACCGGGCGTGACCGCGGCACCACCCTCTAAAGTGATCACGTGGCCGAGCAGCACACTCCCCGATCCCTGATCGTCTCCCTCTACGGCGCGTACGGCCGTGCGCCCGACGGGGCGCCGATGCCGGTGGCCGCGCTCATCCGGCTGCTCGCGGTCCTCGGGGTGGACGCGCCCTCGGTGCGCTCCTCGGTGTCGCGGCTCAAGCGGCGCGGACTGCTGCTGCCGGGCCGGACGGCCGACGGGGCGGCCGGGTACGCGCTCTCCGACGACGCCCGCAGGCTCCTGGACGACGGTGACCGCCGCATCTACGCCCGTACCGAGCCCAAGCTCGCCGAGGGCTGGGTCCTCGCCGTCTTCTCGGTCCCCGAGGCCGAGCGGCACAAGCGGCACCTGCTGCGCTCCCGGCTCGCCCGCCTCGGCTTCGGCACGGCGGCGCCCGGCGTCTGGATCGCACCCGCACGGCTGTACGAGGAGACCCGGAACGCCCTGGAGCGCCTGGAGCTCTCCCCGTACGTGGACCTCTTCCGGGGCGACCACCTGGGCTATGCGGCGACGGCCGGGGCGGTGGCCCGCTGGTGGGACCTGCCGGCCATCGCCGCGCTCCACGAGGAGTTCCTCGCCGCCCACGAGCCGGTGCTCCGGGCCTGGCGGACGGCCCCGGCGGCCCCCGAGGACGCCTACCGGGACTATCTGCTCGCCCTGGACTCCTGGCGGCGCCTGCCGTACGCGGACCCGGTGCTCCCGGCCGAGCTCCTGCCCGACGACTGGCCGGGCCGGCGCTCGGCGGAGGTCTTCGCGGCCCTGCACGAACTGCTGTGGGACCGGGGCGCGGAGTTCGTCCGCCCGTTCCTGTCCGGGTCCGGGGACTAGTCCCCGGACCGGGTCCGCACCGACAGGGCCCGGAGGAGGCAGGCGAGGCCCACCGTGCTGAGGACCGCGCGGACGATGTTCCACGTCACCCAGGGGCCCTCGAAGGCGGCGCGGGCGGCCGACGGGTCCTCGGCGGCCGCGAGGGCGTCGTTGAGGGGCACGTTCACCGCCGAGGTGACCAGGAAGACGGCCACCGAGAGGGCCAGCCCGGCGAACATCCAGACCCGCGCCCGGGTGGCGCGGTACTGCCAGGCCGCCACCGCCGTGAGGATCGTCGCCCCGAAGAACACGCTGAAGAACAGCGGGTTCTGGATCACGTCGTTGATGTTCCGCATCACTTCGACGTAGACCCGGTCGTCGCTGCGCGCCAGCGCCGGCATCACCGAGCAGACGTACGCGAACCACACCCCCGCGACCAGTCCGGTCGCCGCCGTCGCCGCGCCGAGGACCGCCCCGGCACCCTTCCCACCCCGCTGCTGTGTCATGTCCCCATTCAAGAGCAGGGGCGGTGCCGCGGACCATGCTTGTGCGTCGCCCCCGCATACGCGGGCGTCCACGGACCCCGGGGCGCCCTCAGCCCCGGCGGCCGGTCGGGGGTGGCCTGTTGCCCGCGCGGTACGGCGCCGGCCAGGGTGCGGCGGGGCCCTCGTAGCCCTGTTCGGCGGCCGCGTGCAGGGTCCAGTGGGGGTCGTAGAGGTGCGGGCGGGCCAGGGCGCACAGGTCCGCGCGGCCCGCCAGGAGCAGGGAGTTGACGTCGTCCCACGAGGAGATCGCGCCGACGGCGACGACGGGGACCCCGGCCTCGTTGCGGATCCGGTCGGCGTACGGGGTCTGGTAGGAGCGGCCGTAGGCGGGGGCCTCGTCGGGGACGACCTGGCCGGTGGAGACGTCGATCGCGTCGGCTCCGTGGTCCGCGAAGGCCCGGGCGATCGCGACGGCGTCCTCGTCGCTCGTACCGCCCCCGGACCAGTCGGTGGCCGAGATGCGGAC is part of the Streptomyces sp. NBC_00250 genome and harbors:
- a CDS encoding DUF2690 domain-containing protein, encoding MQGIRRWGPVAAALTLLAGAFQGIQASPAAAAGCWRASCEGKDPIQMGCDADAQILQQITESDGSVAIRLMWSPQCQGVWAKVSRDLDTSPDYVYLTLWATRDPDGGIQVYDTSGLLGDGVAGAYTKMQNWKGTTAKACWNDVDGRFDPAPMKYVINDPTVTYDKPVDLSLPIQHGRCTDWM
- a CDS encoding MFS transporter, which codes for MSSTPEPKTPTATVPRKSGGDGKGIALFVIASCQLMVVLDITIVNIALPHIQTALDFSTTSLSWVVNAYTLTFGGLLLLGGRAGDILGRRRVFIFGVLLFGLASLFCGLAQSEWQLLAARALQGVGGAIASPTSLSLITTTFDEGPERNRAFGVFAGVSAGGGAIGLVAGGMLVQWLDWRWIFFVNVPIALIIAFLTPRHVKESERHPGHFDLAGALTSTLGMVALVYGFIRAAQEGWSDPYTIGSFVAAVVLLATFILIERRSQQPITPLHMFADRNRSGTYVIMLCLAAAIFGMFFFLTLFVQQVLGFSPLATGLAFLPVSAIIGVGAGLTSNLLPRYGPKPFMVTGSVLAAAGLSWLTLTDVNSTYLGSILGPILVFGLGMGLMFVSLTIMALSNVEPQESGAASGLLNAMQQVGGSLGLSILVTVFGTASRNEADEQVAAFLSQAGPLEKAQFAKTGQLPAPWSDQVLTSGVSAGFVTAAIFAVVGALVALFVIQVRPSDIERLKGGIPGPGG
- a CDS encoding RidA family protein, giving the protein MSLHRHNPAELAPPTGFSHAVTATGTRLVFLAGQTALDSEGAVVGDTLAEQFTTALGNLLTALRHAGGTPADLARVTVYTTDVEDYRTHASELGRIWRRLAGRDYPAMAVIGVVRLWDEQALVELDGFAVLDEPAHA
- a CDS encoding acyl-CoA dehydrogenase family protein, which translates into the protein MPAFSLDPEQTTWCAELRTLAAERLKPLADKGEPGRVNRPLVAALGELGLLARLFDAGALELCLLRESLARTCTEAETALALQGLGTHPVAAFGTPAQRARWLPEATAGRAVAAFALSEPDAGSDAAALALEARPDGAGGWRLHGEKRWISNAPEADFATVFARTTPGAGARGVTAFLVPADRPGLGGEALDMLAPHALGTLTFDGVPVGPEDLLGEPDRGFRVAMHTLNLFRPSVGAFAVGMAQAALDAALAHTAGRPAFGGHLADLQAVAHRIAEMATRTEAARLLVYAAATAYDEGDPDVPRRSAMAKLLATETAQYVVDAAVQLHGARALQRGHLLEHLYREVRAPRIYEGATEVQRTIIAKELYASHRRTVNGSQEEPSS
- a CDS encoding AMP-binding protein; translation: MELTPSAHLDTFARDRLPPPDRWPRLLFDLPELAYPDRLNCGAELLDRTTERFGADRPAFHDGEGGVWTYGDLQDRVDRIAHVLTSDLRVRPGNRVLLRGPTTPWLAACWLAVMKAGAVAVTVLAQQRAPELAVMADAARCSHALCDVHTVDELHNARIPGLRITTFGGEGPDDLLALAARRPGPYTAVETAADDVALIAFTSGTTGRPKGCVHFHRDVLAVADTFSAHVLRPLPDDVFAGSPPLAFTFGLGGLVVFPLRAGASAVLLEQAGPKQLLAAIERHRVSVVFTAPTAYRVMLDELTQGTAPDLGSLRRCVSAGENLPEATWKAWYARTGLRLINGIGATELLHIFISAADGDIRPGTTGRPVPGWQARIVDHDGKGVPDGEEGLLAVRGPVGCRYLADPRQSEYVREGWNVTGDTYVREPDGYFRYVSRADDMIISAGYNIAGPQVEEVLLDHPDVVETAVIGRPDELRGQVVVAYAVVREGVPRDSGTAAALRAFVRARLAPYKSPREIVFLDALPRTPTGKLQRFRLRDPA
- a CDS encoding PaaX family transcriptional regulator; this translates as MAEQHTPRSLIVSLYGAYGRAPDGAPMPVAALIRLLAVLGVDAPSVRSSVSRLKRRGLLLPGRTADGAAGYALSDDARRLLDDGDRRIYARTEPKLAEGWVLAVFSVPEAERHKRHLLRSRLARLGFGTAAPGVWIAPARLYEETRNALERLELSPYVDLFRGDHLGYAATAGAVARWWDLPAIAALHEEFLAAHEPVLRAWRTAPAAPEDAYRDYLLALDSWRRLPYADPVLPAELLPDDWPGRRSAEVFAALHELLWDRGAEFVRPFLSGSGD
- a CDS encoding anthrone oxygenase family protein, yielding MTQQRGGKGAGAVLGAATAATGLVAGVWFAYVCSVMPALARSDDRVYVEVMRNINDVIQNPLFFSVFFGATILTAVAAWQYRATRARVWMFAGLALSVAVFLVTSAVNVPLNDALAAAEDPSAARAAFEGPWVTWNIVRAVLSTVGLACLLRALSVRTRSGD